In the Helicoverpa armigera isolate CAAS_96S chromosome 15, ASM3070526v1, whole genome shotgun sequence genome, one interval contains:
- the LOC110371310 gene encoding calphotin, with amino-acid sequence MKFLLTVAAVIAVAVAVPTQRGLVAPGPAGPVPAPEFVPIAVGPAIIDSFEPIAVGPAVVDSFEPIAVGPALVDNFEPIAIGPALVDAIEGISVGPALVPAEESVIAPSPVSVVDGAAVAEVASSAPLVQIILNINQAASEASPSPIAVGPAVIPEEIQPTPVQVVDSAPEPVQVVEPAPIAPIAVNPIGVVAPEPVQVIEAAPVPAEPVVIGTPVLPEAAIVLPEALN; translated from the coding sequence ATGAAATTCTTGCTGACTGTTGCTGCCGTCATCGCCGTGGCCGTCGCTGTGCCCACACAGCGTGGCCTCGTGGCCCCCGGACCCGCCGGCCCCGTGCCCGCGCCTGAGTTCGTGCCCATCGCTGTTGGCCCCGCCATCATCGACTCCTTCGAGCCCATCGCCGTAGGACCCGCTGTCGTCGATTCCTTCGAGCCCATCGCCGTCGGACCTGCCCTAGTCGACAACTTCGAGCCCATCGCCATTGGACCTGCCCTCGTTGACGCCATCGAAGGCATCTCTGTCGGCCCCGCTCTCGTCCCAGCTGAAGAATCCGTCATCGCCCCCTCCCCCGTGTCCGTCGTCGATGGAGCCGCCGTCGCCGAGGTTGCTTCCAGCGCTCCCCTCGTCCAAATCATCCTGAACATCAACCAGGCTGCCTCTGAGGCTAGCCCCAGCCCCATCGCCGTCGGACCCGCCGTCATCCCCGAGGAAATCCAGCCTACACCCGTCCAAGTTGTGGACTCCGCCCCTGAACCCGTGCAGGTTGTTGAGCCCGCACCCATCGCCCCTATTGCCGTGAACCCCATCGGTGTTGTCGCCCCCGAGCCTGTCCAGGTCATCGAGGCTGCCCCCGTCCCCGCTGAGCCCGTCGTCATCGGCACCCCCGTGCTGCCCGAGGCCGCCATCGTCCTCCCTGAGGCCCTCAACTAA